Proteins encoded by one window of Microplitis mediator isolate UGA2020A chromosome 1, iyMicMedi2.1, whole genome shotgun sequence:
- the LOC130675519 gene encoding uncharacterized protein LOC130675519, protein MNKAYYLLTFILVASAIITEVKSHPHQKFTIPETERICASHYGINITLSEYILNGTKNIKEAIGKDILPCAIGCYMKGYGIITPAGYFDAKTFLFLLPHMSRDLHLDDDTVNSVKNCDDIKGHCVCDTAQNIVKCMPPVLREYFQKKQWL, encoded by the exons ATGAATAAGgcgtattatttattaacttttattctTGTAGCTTCGGCAATCATCACCGAAGTG aaatctcaccctcatcaaaaatttactataccTGAAACAGAACGAATCTGTGCAAGCCATTATGGTATTAATATAACATTGAGcgaatatatattaaatggcactaaaaatataaaagaagctATAGGAAAAGATATATTACCTTGTGCTATAGGGTGTTACATGAAAGGATATGGAATA attaCTCCTGCGGGTTATTTTGATGCCAAAACTTTCTTATTTTTACTACCCCACATGTCCAGGGACTTACACTTAGACGATGATACAGtaaattctgttaaaaattgcgatgatataa AAGGCCATTGTGTTTGTGACACAGCTCAAAACATTGTAAAATGTATGCCACCCGTATTGAGAGAATATTTTCAGAAAAAGCAGTggttgtaa
- the LOC130674058 gene encoding uncharacterized protein LOC130674058 isoform X2, with amino-acid sequence MHFISTFLFFIITYLVLIYISIEASPTKLRSSRAAETSQLPFNESPYWEYILREFVFKTISSLPQSNSILYKKLFEAPFYGGPLLTLPNEDNALLSSGDVYHLPDGRWILCQEGCQNCKLCLNQKDSLVKWTLKKVKRNNTSSDLYGFDLLLTVVPQRELTVTEETHIDRTRFSRSWRRMQRDQTGDNDELNKNINRTEEFVSVDNSTAASSLTLKDDIKNLTDTSPTHQLILGTDQLGNKHVIHILSMNSSEKSDIYNDIDYQFINNAVKLSQSHLTVRKPPSPYRQYVKKVLDSIYSHRPIVEKFLSYNQLNQDKRPIILFPIYSELMANDTNDFK; translated from the exons ATGCATTTTATatctacatttttattttttataatcacc tatttAGTATTGATTTATATTTCAATAGAGGCATCGCCAACGAAATTGCGTAGTAGTCGAGCTGCTGAAACAAGTCAGCTGCCATTTAATGAATCTCCATACTGGGAATATATTCTCCGCGAGTTTGTATTCAAGACAATATCTTCACTACCTCAATCTAACAGTATTCTGTACAAGAAGTTGTTTGAAGCTCCATTTTACGGTGGACCCCTGTTAACATTACCTAATGAAGACAATGCATTACTATCTAGTGGAGATGTTTATCATCTTCCAGATGGCCGGTGGATCTTGTGCCAAGAAGGATGTCAAAATTGTAAGCTTTGTTTAAACCAAAAAGACTCACTGGTAAAATGGAcactaaaaaaagttaaacgcAATAATACATCTTCTGACTTGTACGGATTTGACCTTCTATTGACTGTCGTACCACAAAGAG AGCTAACAGTTACAGAAGAAACTCATATTGACCGAACAAGATTTAGTCGATCTTGGCGTAGGATGCAAAGAGATCAAACTGGAGACAATGATGagctcaataaaaatataaatcgaacAGAAGAATTTGTATCGGTTGATAATTCAACAGCAGCGTCTTCTCTAACCTTAAAagatgacattaaaaatttaactgatacTTCACCTACTCATCAACTAATTTTGGGTACTGATCAATTAGGTAACAAACAtgtaattcatattttatcaatgaaTTCATCAGAAAAATCAGATATTTACAATGACATCGACTaccaatttattaataatgctGTAAAACTTAGCCAATCACATTTAACTGTCCGCAAACCCCCATCACCCTATCGACAATACGTTAAAAAAGTACTAGATTCTATTTATAGTCATCGACCTAttgtcgaaaaatttttatcttacaaTCAATTAAATCAAGATAAACGTCCTATAATATTGTTTCCAATTTATTCCGAATTAATGGCCAATGACACAAACGATTTCAAataa
- the LOC130674058 gene encoding uncharacterized protein LOC130674058 isoform X1, whose product MHFISTFLFFIITYLVLIYISIEASPTKLRSSRAAETSQLPFNESPYWEYILREFVFKTISSLPQSNSILYKKLFEAPFYGGPLLTLPNEDNALLSSGDVYHLPDGRWILCQEGCQNCKLCLNQKDSLVKWTLKKVKRNNTSSDLYGFDLLLTVVPQRGSTTFLNFGFENINIPYDIKSSTKSSNLELTVTEETHIDRTRFSRSWRRMQRDQTGDNDELNKNINRTEEFVSVDNSTAASSLTLKDDIKNLTDTSPTHQLILGTDQLGNKHVIHILSMNSSEKSDIYNDIDYQFINNAVKLSQSHLTVRKPPSPYRQYVKKVLDSIYSHRPIVEKFLSYNQLNQDKRPIILFPIYSELMANDTNDFK is encoded by the exons ATGCATTTTATatctacatttttattttttataatcacc tatttAGTATTGATTTATATTTCAATAGAGGCATCGCCAACGAAATTGCGTAGTAGTCGAGCTGCTGAAACAAGTCAGCTGCCATTTAATGAATCTCCATACTGGGAATATATTCTCCGCGAGTTTGTATTCAAGACAATATCTTCACTACCTCAATCTAACAGTATTCTGTACAAGAAGTTGTTTGAAGCTCCATTTTACGGTGGACCCCTGTTAACATTACCTAATGAAGACAATGCATTACTATCTAGTGGAGATGTTTATCATCTTCCAGATGGCCGGTGGATCTTGTGCCAAGAAGGATGTCAAAATTGTAAGCTTTGTTTAAACCAAAAAGACTCACTGGTAAAATGGAcactaaaaaaagttaaacgcAATAATACATCTTCTGACTTGTACGGATTTGACCTTCTATTGACTGTCGTACCACAAAGAGGTAGTACtacttttttaaactttggttttgaaaatattaacattCCTTATGATATAAAATCATCAACTAAATCATCAAATTTAGAGCTAACAGTTACAGAAGAAACTCATATTGACCGAACAAGATTTAGTCGATCTTGGCGTAGGATGCAAAGAGATCAAACTGGAGACAATGATGagctcaataaaaatataaatcgaacAGAAGAATTTGTATCGGTTGATAATTCAACAGCAGCGTCTTCTCTAACCTTAAAagatgacattaaaaatttaactgatacTTCACCTACTCATCAACTAATTTTGGGTACTGATCAATTAGGTAACAAACAtgtaattcatattttatcaatgaaTTCATCAGAAAAATCAGATATTTACAATGACATCGACTaccaatttattaataatgctGTAAAACTTAGCCAATCACATTTAACTGTCCGCAAACCCCCATCACCCTATCGACAATACGTTAAAAAAGTACTAGATTCTATTTATAGTCATCGACCTAttgtcgaaaaatttttatcttacaaTCAATTAAATCAAGATAAACGTCCTATAATATTGTTTCCAATTTATTCCGAATTAATGGCCAATGACACAAACGATTTCAAataa